Proteins found in one Diorhabda sublineata isolate icDioSubl1.1 chromosome 9, icDioSubl1.1, whole genome shotgun sequence genomic segment:
- the LOC130448874 gene encoding zinc finger protein 1 homolog, producing MSENVDLLNTLCRTCLKPTDKKYNLTGKLKNLEVTIADMLEFCTSKLIPIREDLPENICTFCYNTIRVAYEFFRQFNNAQDQLNTIRQIVLKEQIVSDHNYETEEFEYDLLTEEIVHNDEEIVITEKSEIDNLEHNQEEKIETIVSKSNLDTSDIELTVIFENRENIDEKLFPYICPICSTKYSRIEQFHKHIIEHNCSIITCSRCQAKPEYEIADYIIHYKEFHKLQCNICNKRMASAFGYKYHMKTHIHFNGYKCPIKNCYRSFLLRHLLRKHIKNHYKPTVFPCHLCSSTFNNRDTLRYHIKKHSNKKDHLCTVCGRTFYMAGHLKDHMYRHSGFKKFLCDMCNKRFTRSTSLKKHIVRCTKKKSNS from the coding sequence ATGAGTGAAAATGTAGATTTACTTAATACATTATGCCGAACATGTTTAAAACCAACGGACAAGAAGTATAATCTGactggaaaattgaaaaatttggagGTTACTATCGCCGATATGTTGGAATTTTGTACATCTAAACTAATACCCATAAGAGAAGACTTACCAGAAAATATTTGTACGTTTTGTTATAACACTATTAGAGTAGCGTATGAATTTTTTAGACAGTTTAACAATGCTCAAGACCAACTAAATACAATTAGGCAGATTGTGCTTAAAGAACAAATCGTTAGTGATCATAATTACGAAACTGAAGAATTTGAATACGATTTGCTTACAGAGGAAATTGTACATAATGATGAGGAAATTGTAATCacagaaaaaagtgaaatagacAACCTAGAACACAATCAAgaggaaaaaatagaaactattGTAAGTAAATCAAATTTAGATACATCAGATATAGAACTAACAGTTATATTCGAAAACAGAGAAAATatagatgaaaaattatttccttaTATTTGTCCAATTTGTTCTACTAAATATTCTCGTATAGAACAATTTCACAAACATATTATTGAACACAATTGTAGTATAATAACGTGTTCACGTTGCCAAGCAAAACCTGAATATGAAATAGCGGATTATATCATACATTATAaagaatttcataaattacaaTGCAACATTTGCAACAAGAGAATGGCATCTGCGTTCGGGTATAAATATCATATGAAAACGCATATCCATTTTAATGGTTACAAATGTCCAATAAAAAACTGCTACAGATCTTTCCTTCTAAGGCATTTACTGagaaaacacataaaaaacCATTACAAACCAACAGTTTTTCCTTGTCACCTTTGTTCTTCTACCTTCAATAATAGAGACACTCTAAGATACCACATTAAAAAACACTCTAATAAGAAGGATCACCTTTGTACAGTATGTGGTAGGACCTTTTATATGGCAGGACATCTTAAGGATCACATGTACAGACATTCAGGGTTTAAAAAATTCCTTTGCGATATGTGTAATAAAAGATTTACCAGAAGTACTAGTCTAAAGAAACACATTGTTCGTTGtactaaaaaaaaatctaattcttga
- the LOC130448875 gene encoding signal peptidase complex subunit 2, whose protein sequence is MAPKEKDDKPIKINKWEGAAVKNALDDAVKEVLTKKFNYVENFALMDGRLVICGIAVGVAMFALVWDYLYPFPQSRPILIFSVTTYFIMMGILTLYTTYKEKGIFAVCIQKDSSKKENVWEASSYLPKYDDKYNLILALIDGKTRQRRETSIKKSVANYIDVNGSVVNELVEAEVTKMHNSLLSERKEK, encoded by the exons ATGGCGCCGAAAGAAAAAGATGATAag ccaataaaaataaataaatgggaAGGAGCTGCTGTGAAAAATGCTTTAGATGATGCAGTGAAAGAa gtacttacaaagaaatttaattatgttgaaaattttgctCTTATGGATGGTAGATTAGTAATATGTGGAATAGCTGTTGGAGTTGCTATGTTTGCTTTGGTTTGGGATTATTTGTATCCGTTTCCACAATCtag gcctatattgatattttcagtaactacttattttattatgatgGGAATTTTAACTTTGTATACCACTTATAAAGAAAAGGGAATTTTTGCAGTATGTATTCAAAAAGATAGTTCTAAGAAAGAAAATGTATGGGAAGCTAGTTCGTATTTACcaaa gtATGATGATAAATATAATCTGATTCTTGCTTTAATTGATGGAAAGACTCGACAAAGGAGGGAAACAAGTATAAAGAAAAGCGTCGCGAACTATATAGACGTAAATGGGAGTGTAGTTAACGAACTCGTAGAAGCTGAAGTTACAAAAATGCACAATTCTTTATTAAGcgagagaaaagaaaaatga
- the LOC130448561 gene encoding involucrin-like — translation MVKELFDDDFDRRFGHLEFIDPEFGYLEAGYPEFGHLEVIDPEFGHREFLDPEFGDLEARYPEFGHLEFGDLEFANLEVIDPEFRHLEVIDPDFGHREFVDPEFGHLEVIDPEFGHLEFLDPEFGHLESSGHLDFGHLEFGDPEFGHLEVIDPEFRHLEVIDPEFRHLEVIDQEFGHLEFLDPEFGHLEARYPEFGHLEFGDPELWKSRFGHLEVIDPAFGHPEFVDPAFGHLEAREPEFGHLGVIDPEFEHLEFIDPEFGYLEFGEPEFGHLEFGDPE, via the exons ATGGTTAAAGAGTTGTttgatgacgattttgatagac GCTTTGGACATCTAGAGTTTATAGATCCAGAGTTTGGATATCTAGAGGCTGGATATCCAGAGTTTGGACATCTAGAG GTTATAGATCCAGAGTTTGGACATCGAGAGTTTTTAGATCCAGAGTTTGGAGACCTAGAGGCTAGATATCCAGAGTTTGGACATCTAGAGTTTGGAGATCTAGAGTTTGCAAATCTAGAGGTTATAGATCCAGAGTTTAGACATCTAGAGGTTATAGATCCAGATTTTGGACATCGAGAGTTTGTAGATCCAGAGTTTGGACATTTAGAGGTTATAGATCCAGAGTTTGGACATCTAGAGTTTCTAGATCCAGAGTTTGGACACCTAGAG AGTAGTGGACATCTAGATTTTGGACATCTAGAGTTTGGAGATCCAGAGTTTGGACATCTAGAGGTTATAGATCCAGAGTTTAGACATCTAGAGGTTATAGATCCAGAGTTTAGACATCTAGAGGTTATAGATCAAGAGTTTGGACATCTAGAGTTTCTAGATCCAGAGTTTGGACACCTAGAGGCTAGATATCCAGAGTTTGGACATCTAGAGTTTGGAGATCCAGAGTTGTGGAAATCTAGA TTTGGACATCTAGAGGTTATAGATCCAGCGTTTGGACATCCAGAGTTTGTAGATCCAGCGTTTGGACATCTAGAGGCTAGAGAACCTGAGTTTGGCCATCTAGGGGTTATAGATCCAGAGTTTGAACATCTAGAGTTTATAGATCCAGAGTTTGGATATCTGGAGTTTGGAGAACCAGAGTTTGGACATCTAGAGTTTGGAGATCCAGAGTAG